The following are encoded in a window of Sminthopsis crassicaudata isolate SCR6 chromosome 5, ASM4859323v1, whole genome shotgun sequence genomic DNA:
- the LOC141542787 gene encoding olfactory receptor 6C76-like, which produces MRNKTSVTEFILLGLIDDPQLEILIFFFLFLTYILSVTGNLTIITLTLLDSRLKTPMYFFLRNFSFLEISFTSVSIPRFLVSIVTKEKTISYNSCMAQVFFFIFLGATEFFLLAAMSYDRYVAICKPLHYMNIMTPKVCSQLVISSWLAGFILIFPPVIMGLQLDFCDSNVIDHFSCDPSPMLMISCTDTKVLETVIFSMAVITLMVTLASVILSYAFILQTILRIPSAQQRKKAFSTCSSHMIVVSISYGSCIFMYVKPSTKEGVILNKGVAVLNTSIAPMLNPFIYTLRNQQVKQVFKDKVKKIFFSQNK; this is translated from the coding sequence ATGAGAAATAAGACATCAGTGACAGAGTTCATTCTCCTGGGACTGATAGATGACCCACAGTTAGAgatcttgattttcttctttctatttctcaccTATATATTGAGTGTAACTGGCAACCTGACCATCATCACTCTCACTCTGCTGGACTCTCGCCTCAAGACTCCCATGTATTTCTTCCTTAGGAATTTCTCCTTCTTAGAAATATCATTTACATCTGTTTCCATTCCAAGGTTTCTGGTCAGTAtagtaacaaaagaaaaaacaatttcttataATTCTTGCATGGCCCaagtattcttttttatctttcttggtGCAACAGAATTTTTTCTGCTAGCTGCCATGTCCTATGATCGCTATGTTGCCATCTGCAAACCCCTACACTACATGAATATAATGACCCCCAAAGTCTGTAGCCAGCTTGTAATCAGCTCTTGGCTGGCAGGTTTTATCCTTATCTTTCCACCAGTCATCATGGGCCTTCAATTAGATTTCTGTGATTCCAATGTGATTGATCATTTCTCCTGTGACCCTTCTCCAATGCTAATGATTTCTTGCACAGACACCAAAGTATTAGAAACTGTCATTTTTTCCATGGCTGTAATCACACTCATGGTCACTTTGGCTTCAGTGATTCTCTCTTATGCATTCATCCTCCAAACCATTCTAAGAATTCCTTCTGCCCAGCAAAGGAAAAAGGCATTTTCTACTTGTTCCTCCCACATGATTGTTGTCTCCATCTCTTATGGGAGCTGCATCTTCATGTATGTCAAACCCTCAACAAAGGAAGGAGTGATTTTGAACAAAGGGGTAGCAGTGCTGAATACTTCTATTGCCCCTATGCTGAACCCCTTCATTTATACCCTAAGAAACCAACAAGTGAAGCAAGTATTTAAAGACAaggtaaaaaagatttttttctcacaaaataagtaa